From one Rhizobium rosettiformans genomic stretch:
- a CDS encoding Gfo/Idh/MocA family protein, whose protein sequence is MMGQEHLRNIALLQDASVVAIYEPDAGMRALSAEAVPTAKMVGSIEELLAVEAVNCLLIASPNYLHLEQLEKIAAIRPLPVLVEKPLFTDPADAPRLAALRAAYPAPIWVAMEYRYMPPVARMIEQADEATGGIRMLTIREHRFPFLEKVGDWNRFNRNTGGTLVEKCCHFFDLMRHILKSNPVRVMASGGQSVNHVDEVYDGNRSDIWDNAYVIVDFASGARAMLELCMFAEGARYQEEISAVGPAGKIECLVPGPGRFWPEHLGEPPVAQVIVSPRDPKGPHVVEIPVDPQLLEAGDHNGSTFYQHQRFQKAVKGTQPVEVALDDGWWAVAMGLAAQKSAETGQAVSFPLPFSPKAS, encoded by the coding sequence ATGATGGGGCAGGAGCACCTGCGCAACATTGCGCTTCTGCAGGATGCATCGGTGGTCGCGATTTATGAGCCGGATGCCGGCATGCGTGCGCTGTCAGCAGAGGCGGTTCCGACGGCAAAGATGGTCGGCTCGATCGAGGAACTGCTTGCTGTAGAGGCCGTGAACTGCCTGCTGATCGCAAGCCCGAACTATCTGCATCTCGAGCAGTTGGAAAAGATCGCCGCAATCCGGCCGCTGCCGGTGCTGGTGGAGAAGCCGCTGTTCACCGATCCTGCCGATGCTCCGCGGCTCGCAGCACTTCGCGCTGCCTATCCGGCGCCGATCTGGGTTGCCATGGAATACCGCTACATGCCGCCGGTCGCGCGGATGATCGAACAGGCTGACGAGGCCACCGGTGGCATCCGTATGTTGACCATCCGTGAGCATCGTTTTCCGTTTCTCGAGAAGGTCGGTGACTGGAACCGGTTCAATCGCAACACAGGTGGGACCCTTGTCGAGAAATGCTGCCATTTCTTCGACCTGATGCGGCATATCCTGAAGTCTAATCCGGTCCGCGTCATGGCGTCTGGCGGGCAGTCGGTGAATCATGTCGACGAAGTCTATGACGGCAATCGCTCTGACATCTGGGACAATGCCTATGTGATCGTCGACTTTGCCTCAGGCGCGCGGGCGATGCTGGAGCTCTGCATGTTTGCTGAAGGTGCCCGCTATCAGGAGGAAATCTCGGCAGTTGGCCCCGCCGGCAAGATCGAGTGCCTGGTGCCCGGCCCCGGTCGCTTCTGGCCCGAACATCTCGGCGAGCCACCGGTTGCTCAGGTCATCGTCTCGCCGCGTGATCCCAAAGGGCCGCACGTCGTCGAAATTCCGGTTGATCCGCAGCTGCTGGAAGCCGGTGACCACAACGGCTCGACCTTCTATCAGCATCAGCGTTTCCAGAAGGCGGTGAAGGGTACGCAGCCGGTCGAGGTTGCGCTCGATGATGGCTGGTGGGCGGTGGCCATGGGGCTCGCAGCACAAAAGTCCGCGGAAACGGGTCAGGCTGTCAGCTTCCCGCTGCCGTTTTCACCCAAGGCATCGTGA
- a CDS encoding GntR family transcriptional regulator, whose product MQPPGSLPIYVQITELLVRDIAAGRLIDGEKLRPERDMAEELGIAVGTLRKALAELQNRGLLERIQGSGNYVRAISDPKSVYAMFRLELLGGGGLPTAEILSIDRLPKPDGLPTFGTSEESHRIRRLRRLSGRPAALEEIWLDGSYVETIDPEAVSESLYLFYRTKLSLWIARAEDQIGLDVVPDWAPASFGLRPRAPATHIQRISQDQEGARAEVSRTWLDHTVARYVSRLK is encoded by the coding sequence ATGCAGCCGCCCGGCAGCCTTCCCATCTATGTGCAGATCACCGAGCTTCTGGTGCGTGATATCGCGGCGGGGCGGCTGATCGATGGTGAAAAGCTGCGCCCTGAACGGGATATGGCCGAAGAACTCGGCATTGCCGTCGGCACGCTGCGCAAGGCATTGGCAGAGTTGCAAAATCGCGGGCTTCTGGAGCGCATTCAGGGCTCCGGCAACTATGTTCGGGCGATATCCGATCCGAAATCCGTCTATGCCATGTTTCGCCTGGAGTTGCTGGGCGGCGGCGGCTTGCCGACGGCAGAGATCCTGTCGATCGACCGACTGCCGAAACCGGATGGACTGCCGACATTCGGCACATCCGAGGAGTCCCACCGGATCCGGCGCTTGCGGCGTCTTTCCGGCCGCCCGGCGGCGCTCGAGGAGATCTGGCTCGACGGCTCCTATGTCGAGACGATTGACCCCGAGGCGGTCTCCGAATCCCTCTATCTGTTCTATCGCACCAAGCTGTCGCTCTGGATTGCGAGGGCCGAGGACCAGATCGGTCTCGACGTGGTGCCGGACTGGGCACCGGCGAGCTTCGGTCTGAGGCCGCGCGCGCCCGCCACACATATTCAACGCATCAGCCAGGATCAGGAGGGAGCCCGTGCGGAAGTCTCGCGGACCTGGCTCGATCACACCGTCGCCCGATACGTATCGCGGCTGAAATGA
- a CDS encoding LLM class flavin-dependent oxidoreductase gives MTVVPVTSADIDGAEVSWFAALCSDDYQFLGVPDGALRSSFEHCSDIVQKAEQLGFRNILCPSSYQVGQDTLSFVAGCAPITSDINMLAAIRCGEMQPIMLARTVATLDHMLKGRLTLNVISSDFPGEVADSAFRYKRSHEVVEILRQAWTRDTIDHEGEVYQFKGVSTEPARPYQQNGGPLLYFGGYSPDALELCGAQCDVYLMWPEKKDQLAERMKAVHARAEAHARTLDYGLRVHMIVRDTEKEAREYAEYIVSKLDDEYGKLIRDRAHDSISLGVAHQARARELADQFGYIEPHMWTGIGRARSGCGAALVGSTDQILSELEAYRKMGIRAFILSGYPHIDEAVHFGTKVLPELKTVSLPHAYGRVPAETPATPLGNGVRR, from the coding sequence ATGACTGTCGTACCTGTCACATCGGCCGATATCGATGGCGCGGAAGTGTCGTGGTTCGCAGCCCTTTGCTCTGACGATTATCAGTTTCTTGGCGTGCCGGATGGAGCGCTGCGGTCGAGCTTCGAGCACTGCTCGGACATCGTGCAGAAGGCCGAGCAGCTCGGCTTCCGCAACATTCTCTGCCCGTCTTCTTATCAGGTCGGTCAGGACACGCTGAGCTTTGTTGCCGGCTGTGCGCCGATCACGTCTGACATCAACATGCTCGCCGCCATCCGCTGCGGCGAGATGCAGCCGATCATGCTGGCGCGGACCGTCGCCACCCTCGACCACATGCTCAAAGGTCGCCTGACACTCAACGTCATCAGCTCGGATTTTCCGGGTGAAGTTGCAGACAGTGCCTTCCGCTACAAGCGCAGCCATGAGGTGGTCGAGATCCTCCGCCAGGCTTGGACCCGCGACACGATCGATCACGAGGGCGAGGTCTACCAGTTCAAGGGTGTGTCCACCGAACCCGCTCGCCCCTATCAGCAGAACGGCGGCCCCCTTCTTTATTTCGGCGGTTACTCCCCGGACGCGCTGGAGCTCTGCGGCGCGCAATGCGACGTCTATCTGATGTGGCCCGAAAAAAAGGACCAGCTCGCCGAGCGGATGAAGGCCGTGCATGCGCGCGCCGAAGCCCATGCCCGGACCCTCGATTACGGTCTCCGCGTCCACATGATCGTGCGCGACACCGAGAAGGAAGCCCGCGAATACGCCGAATACATCGTCTCGAAGCTCGATGACGAATACGGCAAGCTCATCCGCGATCGCGCCCATGACTCGATCTCACTGGGTGTCGCCCATCAGGCCCGTGCCCGCGAACTCGCCGACCAGTTCGGCTATATCGAGCCGCATATGTGGACCGGCATCGGTCGCGCCCGCTCCGGCTGTGGTGCGGCCCTTGTCGGCTCGACGGACCAGATTCTTTCGGAACTGGAAGCCTACAGAAAGATGGGCATCCGCGCCTTCATCCTGTCCGGTTATCCGCATATCGACGAGGCGGTTCATTTCGGCACCAAGGTGCTGCCGGAATTGAAAACCGTCTCGCTCCCGCATGCCTATGGCCGCGTTCCCGCGGAAACGCCCGCCACCCCTCTCGGAAATGGAGTTCGCCGCTAA
- a CDS encoding aldo/keto reductase has product MQRVNLTPDLTFSRLVYGMWRIGDDADTSPKHVQAKIEACLSQGITTMDQADIYGGYTAEAVLGNALKASPGLRDKLEIVTKCDIVAPAGRHSAARVKHYDTSAAHITASVEASLTDMGTDHVDLLLIHRPDPLIDPDETGPALDALVTSGKVRAVGVSNFRPWDFSLLQSSMENNLVTNQIEMSLLATDTFVNGDLAYLQERMVSPMAWSPLGGGRLMDGSKPELLADLKRIGAEHGVDETAVAVAWLLRHPAAILPVMGTNSLERIAKIADATKVEMDRQTWFELYTLAIGREVA; this is encoded by the coding sequence ATGCAGCGCGTCAATCTTACCCCTGACCTCACCTTCAGCCGCCTCGTTTACGGCATGTGGCGCATCGGCGACGATGCCGACACCTCGCCCAAACATGTCCAGGCCAAGATCGAGGCCTGCCTTTCCCAGGGCATCACCACCATGGACCAGGCCGACATCTATGGCGGTTATACGGCGGAAGCCGTGCTCGGCAATGCTCTGAAGGCCTCCCCCGGCCTGCGCGACAAGCTCGAAATCGTCACCAAATGTGACATTGTCGCCCCGGCCGGTCGACATTCGGCAGCCCGCGTCAAACATTATGACACGTCGGCCGCTCACATCACCGCCTCGGTCGAAGCCTCGCTGACCGACATGGGCACCGATCATGTCGACCTGCTGCTGATCCACCGCCCCGATCCGCTGATCGATCCTGACGAAACAGGCCCTGCTCTCGATGCGCTGGTCACCTCCGGCAAGGTCCGCGCCGTCGGCGTTTCCAACTTCCGGCCCTGGGACTTTTCGCTGCTTCAGTCGTCGATGGAGAACAATCTCGTCACCAACCAGATCGAGATGAGCCTCCTGGCGACCGATACCTTCGTCAACGGCGACCTCGCTTATCTGCAGGAGCGCATGGTGTCGCCGATGGCCTGGTCGCCGCTCGGCGGCGGTCGTCTCATGGACGGATCGAAGCCGGAACTTCTGGCTGACCTGAAGCGCATCGGCGCAGAACACGGCGTCGACGAAACGGCTGTCGCCGTCGCCTGGCTGCTGCGGCATCCCGCTGCCATCCTGCCGGTCATGGGCACCAACTCACTCGAACGTATTGCGAAGATTGCAGACGCGACGAAGGTGGAGATGGATCGCCAGACATGGTTCGAGCTTTACACGCTTGCGATCGGACGGGAGGTCGCCTGA
- a CDS encoding flavin reductase family protein: MMAANDIHALEAVFVPGADNHRDFRNALGSFTTGVTVVTAMTPDGPIGMTVNSFASVSLDPPLVLWSPAKSSSRYVAFTGARHFAIHVLGADQDHLSAAFTRGGSGFDGIEVRFNDEGVPVLPGTLARFECTEQAQHDAGDHTIIIGKVLRVAHRQGEPLCFSGGRFGRFAV, encoded by the coding sequence ATGATGGCTGCCAATGACATTCATGCGTTGGAGGCCGTCTTCGTGCCTGGCGCGGACAATCATCGGGATTTCCGCAATGCGCTGGGCAGTTTCACGACGGGTGTCACCGTGGTGACGGCGATGACACCGGACGGTCCGATCGGCATGACGGTGAATAGCTTCGCATCCGTTTCGCTCGATCCGCCTCTGGTGCTCTGGTCGCCCGCCAAGAGTTCATCGCGATATGTCGCCTTCACGGGCGCCCGGCATTTCGCGATCCACGTGCTCGGCGCGGATCAGGATCACCTGAGCGCCGCCTTCACCCGCGGCGGCAGCGGCTTCGACGGGATCGAGGTCAGGTTCAACGACGAAGGCGTTCCGGTTTTGCCCGGCACGCTGGCACGTTTCGAATGCACCGAGCAGGCGCAGCACGACGCCGGTGATCACACGATCATCATCGGCAAGGTGTTAAGGGTTGCACATCGGCAGGGAGAACCGCTGTGCTTCTCAGGGGGACGGTTCGGACGCTTCGCCGTCTGA
- a CDS encoding TRAP transporter small permease translates to MTALSNLTNLLGRLNAAVLTVGLWLGAGALGIMLVFILVQVFFRYVLGNALPWSEEGSRFLMLWMTGLMVPTAFRQGGFVAITMILDIFPRLIGGIINLLFLVLTAVLLYVAMRIGWAEVTGLGGRFAMPAIAVPTSLDLSTWMKVPRGWMMASLATGVTMMFVVSIELILRNLIELTGHQQKLEPVASLAGLGAE, encoded by the coding sequence ATGACGGCACTTTCGAACCTGACCAATCTGCTCGGCCGGCTGAATGCCGCGGTGCTGACGGTCGGATTGTGGCTTGGGGCCGGCGCGCTCGGCATCATGCTCGTGTTCATCCTCGTTCAGGTCTTCTTTCGCTATGTTCTCGGCAATGCGCTGCCGTGGAGTGAGGAAGGGTCCCGTTTCCTAATGCTATGGATGACGGGCTTGATGGTGCCGACGGCATTCCGCCAGGGCGGCTTTGTCGCCATCACGATGATCCTCGACATCTTTCCGCGCCTGATCGGCGGCATCATCAACCTGCTTTTCCTCGTCCTGACTGCAGTCCTTCTTTACGTCGCCATGCGCATCGGCTGGGCAGAAGTGACAGGGCTCGGCGGACGGTTTGCCATGCCGGCAATTGCGGTGCCGACGTCTCTTGACCTCAGCACCTGGATGAAGGTGCCGCGTGGCTGGATGATGGCATCGCTTGCGACGGGTGTGACCATGATGTTCGTGGTCAGCATCGAACTGATCCTGCGCAACCTGATCGAACTGACGGGACATCAGCAAAAACTCGAGCCGGTCGCCTCGCTCGCAGGACTGGGAGCCGAGTGA
- a CDS encoding TRAP transporter large permease, with amino-acid sequence MLSLFLPLFMILLLLGFPIVFGLIAAPAILLWLNGQERDIVLLYRNVYNGMDSFPLMAIPFFMLAGELMNRAGITMRLVEFAQAVIGHLRGGLAHVNILSSMLFAGLSGSAVADVSALGSMLIPAMEKQGYSRKFATAVTAASSIIGPIIPPSGIMIIYAYVMGESVAALFLAGIVPGVLIGLSLMAIVYLLADRENLPAATTRATWSERGRASLNAFWPLMTPVIIMGGILGGIFTPTEASAIAVGYAIFIGLFVLRSLKVGDMPRILMRAAMTSAVVLLLVGAAMAFKTVASLSHTPELLASIILSLSENPLVLLLLINLLLFVVGMFLDAGPAIIILGPILGPIFTQMGVDSVHFAIIMAVNLTVGLLTPPMGLVLFVSSSVSGLKVETIAKATLPFLAAEIVVIFLITYFPALTLTLPRLAGFVD; translated from the coding sequence ATGCTGAGCCTCTTCCTCCCCCTTTTCATGATCCTTCTGCTGCTCGGCTTCCCGATCGTGTTCGGCCTGATCGCAGCACCCGCCATTCTCCTCTGGCTGAACGGCCAGGAGCGCGACATCGTGCTCCTCTATCGCAATGTCTATAACGGGATGGACAGCTTCCCGCTGATGGCGATCCCCTTCTTCATGCTGGCCGGGGAACTGATGAACCGGGCCGGCATCACCATGCGCCTCGTAGAGTTCGCCCAGGCGGTGATCGGCCATCTGCGCGGAGGCCTCGCGCACGTCAACATTCTGTCCTCGATGCTGTTTGCCGGCCTCTCAGGCTCGGCCGTGGCGGACGTCTCCGCCCTTGGCTCGATGCTGATCCCGGCAATGGAAAAGCAGGGCTACAGCCGTAAATTTGCGACCGCCGTTACGGCCGCATCCTCGATCATCGGCCCGATCATCCCACCATCAGGCATCATGATCATTTATGCCTATGTCATGGGCGAAAGCGTGGCTGCGCTTTTCCTGGCTGGCATCGTTCCGGGCGTCCTGATCGGTCTGAGCCTCATGGCGATCGTCTACCTGCTTGCCGATCGCGAGAACCTGCCGGCGGCAACCACCCGCGCAACCTGGTCCGAACGTGGGCGTGCAAGCCTCAATGCCTTCTGGCCGCTAATGACCCCAGTCATCATCATGGGTGGCATTCTCGGCGGCATCTTCACGCCAACGGAAGCCTCCGCCATTGCTGTCGGCTACGCAATCTTTATCGGCCTCTTCGTGCTGCGCAGTCTGAAAGTCGGCGACATGCCGAGAATTCTGATGCGCGCCGCCATGACCTCCGCAGTCGTCCTGCTGCTCGTAGGCGCGGCCATGGCCTTCAAGACGGTCGCCAGCCTGTCGCATACGCCCGAACTCCTGGCGTCGATTATCCTGAGCCTCAGCGAAAATCCGCTGGTCCTGCTGCTGCTGATCAACCTGCTGCTCTTCGTGGTCGGCATGTTCCTCGATGCAGGGCCGGCAATCATCATTCTCGGCCCGATCCTTGGCCCGATCTTCACCCAGATGGGTGTGGATTCCGTCCACTTCGCCATCATCATGGCGGTCAACCTGACGGTTGGCCTTCTGACCCCACCGATGGGCCTGGTACTCTTCGTCTCGTCGTCCGTCTCCGGCCTCAAGGTCGAGACGATCGCCAAGGCCACACTGCCGTTCTTGGCGGCGGAAATCGTCGTGATCTTTCTGATCACCTATTTCCCCGCTTTGACGCTCACGCTCCCGCGCCTTGCGGGCTTCGTCGACTAA
- the dctP gene encoding TRAP transporter substrate-binding protein DctP — MLKSMLKTLALASALTITGVAQAADITLRATANSNENDEDYDGLVVFKNYVENASNGAIAVELFIGTQLCATGEECLQGVADGSIDIYISTSGGAAGLFPYIQVLDLPYLMSDDRVAETVLTGDFTRKLREKALADSDNKIRLMTIGNTGGWRNYANTKQTVKSPDDLKGLKMRTVPADLPQQVATAVGAAPTPIPWPELFTSLQTGVVEGTANGITDIMSMKFPDAGLKYLTLDGHSYMGAFWWMSNDRFTGLTPEQKQVVVDGFAALQQATFASPKRKEIAAYQDFAKAGGEIYVPTAEEKEAFKAAVSPVFDWFKANVTGGAEVFDQFTAAVADAQTKVDAERAADLN, encoded by the coding sequence ATGCTCAAGTCCATGTTGAAAACCTTGGCTTTGGCTAGCGCGCTCACCATCACCGGTGTTGCGCAGGCAGCAGACATCACGCTGCGCGCCACAGCCAACTCCAACGAAAACGATGAGGACTATGATGGTCTTGTCGTCTTCAAGAACTATGTCGAAAACGCCTCGAACGGCGCGATCGCGGTCGAGCTCTTCATCGGCACCCAGCTCTGCGCCACCGGCGAGGAATGCCTGCAAGGCGTTGCCGACGGCTCGATCGACATTTACATTTCGACCTCAGGCGGCGCCGCCGGTCTCTTCCCGTACATCCAGGTCCTCGACCTGCCCTACCTGATGAGCGACGACCGCGTGGCAGAGACCGTGCTGACCGGCGACTTCACGCGCAAGCTGCGCGAGAAGGCCTTGGCAGACAGCGACAACAAGATCCGCCTGATGACCATCGGCAACACCGGCGGCTGGCGCAACTACGCCAACACCAAGCAGACGGTGAAGTCGCCCGATGATCTGAAAGGTCTGAAGATGCGCACCGTACCGGCCGATCTGCCGCAGCAGGTAGCGACCGCCGTGGGAGCAGCCCCGACCCCGATCCCGTGGCCGGAACTTTTCACTTCGCTGCAGACGGGCGTCGTGGAAGGTACCGCCAACGGCATCACCGACATCATGTCGATGAAGTTTCCGGATGCCGGCCTCAAATACCTGACGCTCGATGGCCACAGCTACATGGGCGCCTTCTGGTGGATGTCGAATGACCGCTTCACCGGCCTGACACCGGAGCAGAAACAGGTCGTCGTCGATGGCTTTGCCGCCCTCCAGCAGGCGACCTTCGCCTCGCCGAAGCGCAAGGAAATCGCAGCCTATCAGGACTTCGCTAAGGCCGGCGGTGAGATCTACGTGCCGACGGCCGAGGAGAAGGAAGCCTTCAAGGCGGCCGTCTCGCCCGTCTTCGACTGGTTCAAGGCCAATGTCACCGGCGGCGCCGAAGTGTTCGACCAGTTCACGGCAGCGGTCGCCGACGCCCAGACAAAGGTTGACGCCGAGCGCGCAGCGGATCTGAACTGA
- a CDS encoding YeiH family protein, with the protein MPEPSTASPDPERDRHSATLSERWQKLFPGLSVTVLIALASAFLSEHYGAPAMLLAILIGLALHFLAEDPKTAAGLDFASRTVLRLGIALLGLRVSVAMFAELGAAVIAMIVGAVLLTILFGILASRLTGQGTQFGVLTGGAVAICGASAALAISATLGNRSKEADQQMVFTVIGVTMLSTLAMIFYPILASLAGLDDHQTGIFLGATIHDVAQVAGAGFSVSVPAGETAVFVKLIRVTMLAPVVLVAALAFRSTISGDVKRPPLLPSFVVAFLLLAALNSLVTIPTVVADWAGIVSRWALLVAIAAVGVKTSLPEVFKIGGRAIGVLVADTAFLALIVLAVLVFVGL; encoded by the coding sequence ATGCCAGAACCGTCGACCGCCTCGCCCGATCCGGAACGAGACCGCCACTCTGCGACTTTGAGCGAGCGATGGCAGAAGCTTTTCCCTGGCCTCTCCGTGACCGTGTTGATCGCTCTCGCATCCGCCTTCCTGTCTGAACATTACGGCGCACCGGCCATGCTGCTGGCGATCCTGATCGGGCTGGCCTTGCACTTCCTTGCAGAAGACCCGAAGACGGCTGCCGGCTTGGACTTCGCTTCACGCACGGTGCTGCGGCTTGGCATCGCGCTGCTCGGCCTGAGAGTCAGTGTCGCCATGTTTGCCGAGCTGGGTGCGGCCGTGATCGCCATGATCGTCGGTGCAGTCCTGCTCACCATCCTCTTCGGCATCCTCGCCTCGCGCCTTACTGGCCAGGGTACCCAGTTCGGCGTACTCACCGGCGGCGCGGTCGCCATCTGCGGCGCCTCGGCAGCCCTTGCGATCTCCGCCACCCTTGGAAACCGCAGCAAGGAAGCCGACCAGCAGATGGTCTTCACCGTCATCGGTGTGACCATGCTGTCCACGCTCGCCATGATCTTCTACCCGATCCTCGCAAGTCTCGCAGGGTTGGACGATCACCAGACCGGCATCTTCCTCGGCGCGACAATCCATGATGTCGCTCAGGTCGCAGGCGCAGGTTTCTCGGTCTCCGTGCCCGCAGGCGAAACCGCCGTCTTCGTCAAGCTCATCCGCGTGACCATGCTGGCGCCGGTAGTCCTCGTGGCAGCACTCGCCTTTAGAAGCACGATTTCCGGCGATGTGAAGCGCCCGCCGCTGCTGCCGAGCTTCGTGGTCGCCTTCCTGTTGCTGGCGGCACTGAATTCGCTTGTGACTATCCCCACCGTGGTGGCCGATTGGGCAGGCATTGTCTCGCGCTGGGCCCTCCTCGTCGCCATTGCTGCCGTCGGCGTAAAGACCTCGCTGCCGGAAGTCTTCAAGATCGGCGGACGCGCGATTGGCGTTCTGGTCGCCGATACCGCCTTCCTTGCACTGATCGTACTCGCAGTCCTCGTTTTTGTTGGACTGTGA
- a CDS encoding helix-turn-helix domain-containing protein, whose translation MAKTTKKATSTPKPALSQDPHAVREPRANNLEMAIGHEVRTYRKKLGITVADLAAATGMSVGMLSKIENGNISPSLTTLQALSKALGMPITAFFKGFEEPKSASFVKAGEGVNLERRGTRAGHHYSLLGHIENNTSGVVVEPYLITLNAESDIFPTFQHEGMEFLYMLEGEVVYRHGDSLYRMQAGDSLFFDADAPHGPEELVSLPARYISIISYPQRR comes from the coding sequence ATGGCCAAGACAACCAAGAAAGCGACGAGCACTCCGAAGCCGGCGCTGTCGCAGGATCCCCATGCCGTGCGCGAGCCCCGCGCCAACAATCTCGAAATGGCGATTGGCCATGAGGTCCGCACCTATCGCAAGAAACTGGGCATAACGGTCGCCGATCTCGCCGCGGCCACCGGCATGTCGGTCGGCATGCTCTCGAAGATCGAGAACGGCAATATCTCGCCTTCGCTGACCACGCTTCAGGCGCTGTCGAAGGCGCTGGGCATGCCGATCACAGCCTTCTTCAAGGGCTTCGAGGAGCCGAAGTCGGCGAGCTTCGTCAAGGCAGGCGAAGGCGTGAACTTGGAGCGCCGTGGAACCCGGGCCGGCCATCACTACAGCCTGCTAGGCCACATCGAAAACAACACCTCCGGCGTCGTCGTCGAGCCCTATCTGATCACACTGAACGCCGAGTCCGACATATTCCCGACATTCCAGCATGAGGGCATGGAATTTCTCTACATGCTGGAGGGCGAAGTAGTCTATCGCCATGGGGACAGCCTCTACCGGATGCAAGCTGGCGATAGTCTCTTCTTTGACGCCGATGCACCACATGGCCCTGAAGAACTCGTAAGCCTGCCCGCACGATACATCTCGATCATCTCCTATCCCCAACGTCGATAG
- a CDS encoding class II glutamine amidotransferase, giving the protein MCGIVGLFLKDKALEPRLGDLLSDMLITMTDRGPDSAGIAIYGGVDGKTAKVTIQSADPESDFTGLAEDLAKAGIDSEIELKSTHAVISIAASKLPEIRAALAEIRPNVRIMGSGESVEIFKEVGLPKDVVQRFGVRAMGGTHGIGHTRMATESAVTTLGAHPFSTGADQCLVHNGSLSNHNNLRRELIREGMAFETQNDSEVAAAYLTAEMAKGKDLGQALTGALDDLDGFFTFVVGTKTGFGVVRDPIACKPAVMAETDQYVAFGSEYRALVNLPGIETARVWEPEPATVYFWDHEKAA; this is encoded by the coding sequence ATGTGCGGAATTGTCGGTCTGTTTCTCAAGGACAAGGCGCTGGAGCCCCGGCTCGGCGATCTTCTCTCCGACATGCTGATCACCATGACCGACCGAGGACCGGACTCGGCCGGCATCGCCATCTATGGCGGCGTCGACGGCAAGACCGCCAAGGTCACCATCCAGTCGGCCGACCCGGAAAGTGATTTTACAGGTCTCGCGGAAGATCTGGCCAAAGCAGGCATAGACTCCGAAATCGAATTGAAGAGTACCCATGCGGTCATCTCGATCGCTGCGAGCAAGCTGCCCGAGATCCGGGCAGCCCTTGCCGAAATCCGCCCCAATGTCCGCATCATGGGCTCCGGGGAAAGCGTCGAAATCTTCAAGGAAGTCGGTCTTCCCAAGGACGTCGTCCAGCGCTTCGGCGTCCGCGCCATGGGCGGCACCCACGGTATCGGCCATACCCGCATGGCGACCGAGAGCGCAGTCACCACGCTCGGCGCTCACCCCTTTTCGACAGGTGCCGACCAGTGCCTCGTGCACAATGGCTCGCTGTCAAACCACAACAACCTGCGCCGTGAACTCATCCGCGAAGGCATGGCCTTCGAGACCCAGAACGACTCGGAAGTCGCCGCCGCCTATCTCACGGCGGAAATGGCCAAGGGCAAGGATCTGGGGCAAGCGCTGACCGGCGCGCTCGACGATCTCGACGGATTCTTCACCTTCGTCGTCGGGACCAAGACCGGCTTCGGCGTGGTGCGCGACCCGATCGCCTGCAAGCCCGCCGTCATGGCCGAGACAGACCAGTATGTCGCCTTCGGCTCCGAATACCGCGCGCTGGTCAACCTGCCCGGTATCGAGACCGCCCGGGTCTGGGAGCCGGAGCCGGCGACCGTCTACTTCTGGGACCACGAAAAGGCCGCCTGA
- a CDS encoding GXGXG domain-containing protein translates to MPVFDLSHTPLRELNSALHTLGAGSNDALFEVVNPRGHHAVAVGIDAPVTVEVKGSVGYYCAGMNDGGTVTIHGSAGPGVAENMMSGTVVIEGDASQYAGATGRGGLLVIKGNAASRCGISMKGIDIVVHGSIGHMSAFMGQSGHLVVCGDAGEALGDSIYEAKLFVRGSVKSLGADCIEKEMRPEHLEKLAELLAKAGVTHAKPEEFKRYGSARKLYNFNIDNADAY, encoded by the coding sequence ATGCCCGTCTTCGACCTCTCCCACACCCCGCTTCGTGAGCTCAACAGCGCGCTGCACACACTCGGCGCCGGCTCGAACGACGCCCTCTTCGAAGTGGTCAATCCACGCGGTCACCACGCGGTCGCCGTCGGCATCGATGCACCCGTCACCGTCGAGGTGAAGGGATCGGTCGGCTATTACTGCGCTGGCATGAATGATGGCGGCACAGTCACCATCCATGGTTCTGCCGGTCCCGGTGTGGCCGAAAACATGATGTCCGGCACGGTGGTGATCGAGGGCGACGCATCGCAATATGCCGGCGCCACCGGTCGAGGCGGCCTGCTCGTCATCAAGGGCAATGCCGCCTCCCGCTGCGGCATCTCGATGAAGGGCATCGACATCGTCGTGCACGGCTCGATCGGCCACATGTCGGCCTTTATGGGCCAGTCCGGCCACCTCGTCGTCTGCGGCGACGCGGGCGAAGCTTTGGGCGACAGCATTTACGAAGCGAAGCTCTTCGTGCGCGGCTCGGTGAAGAGCCTCGGCGCCGATTGCATCGAAAAGGAGATGCGCCCGGAACACCTCGAAAAGCTGGCCGAACTGCTGGCCAAGGCCGGCGTGACGCATGCCAAGCCCGAGGAGTTCAAGCGCTACGGCTCGGCCCGCAAGCTCTACAATTTCAACATCGACAATGCCGATGCGTATTGA